CTGAGATCCGCGCGCCACTGATGGACCGTTTCGAGATGCTCTTCGACCCGGCATACGTCGGCTGGGCGACGGGTCAGCCCAGCGGCAACGGCGTCCTGCAGGCGTGGTTCCGACTGAAGGGCGAGCGCGACCCAGATCCGATCGAGCTGCTGATGGTCTGCGATGCGCTGCCGCCGGTGACATTCGACCTCGGCCTGCCCGGCTGGGCGCCGACCCTGGAGCTGACGGCCCACGTTCGTGCTGTGCCTGCGCCCGGCTGGCTCAAGTTGCGGCACGCGACCCGCAACATTGCCGGTGGCATGTTCGAGGAGGACTGCGAGGTCTGGGACTCCGCCGGCCGACTCGTCGCGCAGGCGCGTCAGCTGGCGCGGCCGCCACGCGGCTGAGGTCTCGATACGCTCGCTGGCGCTCGCTACTCGACAACCAACTCGCGAGGTGTATCGAGACCGAAGCAGCTCAGTCGAACCACGAGCGGCGCATGGCGAACACCCAGCGCCGCCTGGGGTGCTCGGAGATCGACCACAGCTCGTCGGT
This is a stretch of genomic DNA from Nocardioides sp. InS609-2. It encodes these proteins:
- a CDS encoding thioesterase family protein; its protein translation is MDRFEMLFDPAYVGWATGQPSGNGVLQAWFRLKGERDPDPIELLMVCDALPPVTFDLGLPGWAPTLELTAHVRAVPAPGWLKLRHATRNIAGGMFEEDCEVWDSAGRLVAQARQLARPPRG